A single region of the Devosia sp. FJ2-5-3 genome encodes:
- a CDS encoding glycosyl hydrolase 108 family protein has product MAKINFAGALSAVLVHEGEWADHPKDPGGATMKGVTLATYRQYRPGATKQRLRNISSDELLLIYRDGYWNKLRGDDLPAGVDLAVFDFAVNSGPARAAIYLQNIVGTAPDGKIGPLTIKAVNAYCAKFGAAQLVNELCSQRLAFLERLSTWPTFGKGWSRRVAEVRKQSIAMAAAAPAGGASVAPAPKPSPIPTSGLPEPAKPAGIKPATVIVAIVILAALAAAFFFVRF; this is encoded by the coding sequence ATGGCCAAAATTAACTTTGCTGGCGCGTTGTCGGCGGTGCTCGTCCATGAGGGCGAATGGGCTGACCATCCGAAAGACCCAGGCGGCGCCACCATGAAGGGCGTCACGCTGGCCACCTATCGCCAGTATCGGCCGGGCGCCACCAAACAGCGGCTCCGCAATATCAGCAGTGATGAGCTGCTGCTCATCTACCGCGACGGCTACTGGAACAAGTTGCGCGGCGACGATCTGCCCGCCGGCGTCGACCTGGCCGTGTTCGACTTCGCCGTCAACAGCGGTCCAGCGCGCGCGGCGATCTATCTCCAGAACATCGTTGGCACTGCCCCAGATGGCAAGATCGGACCGCTCACCATCAAGGCGGTCAATGCCTACTGTGCCAAGTTCGGCGCCGCGCAGCTGGTTAACGAACTCTGCTCTCAGCGCCTGGCCTTCCTTGAGCGGCTGTCGACCTGGCCGACATTTGGCAAGGGCTGGTCACGGCGCGTTGCCGAGGTGCGCAAGCAATCGATCGCCATGGCCGCAGCGGCACCGGCTGGCGGCGCTTCTGTCGCTCCGGCACCGAAGCCCTCACCCATCCCCACAAGCGGCCTCCCTGAGCCCGCCAAGCCCGCCGGCATCAAGCCCGCCACCGTCATCGTCGCAATCGTCATCCTGGCCGCTCTTGCAGCGGCCTTTTTCTTTGTCAGGTTCTAG
- a CDS encoding baseplate J/gp47 family protein gives MIDLSRLPVPAVIEPLSHEQLFQGFVTKFLEEWALARALDPTLPQYDVEPLETDPVVIVGQALSYLRLLDRQRVNDAIKALLAPLSTGTNLDNVVARQGVGRLVVIPATSTSAAVMESDESLLKRYFDSFERFSAGSAARYLYEARTAWPQSQGRTQGLWDARVNGHAVHGRRGDTDIVIAGPFGREATQEELATVRAAVTAPWVQPEAVAVTVVNAKRHEYSVHLTLEVPRGPDPELIRNEAVARVERAAEARAIIGGELPPAYLAGAAYGPSIIRVHDAAPVVFDADLYTIPVMTGLTINVEVRA, from the coding sequence ATGATCGATCTCTCGCGCTTGCCGGTGCCGGCGGTGATAGAGCCGCTTTCGCATGAGCAGCTGTTCCAAGGGTTTGTGACCAAGTTTCTCGAGGAATGGGCGCTTGCCCGTGCACTCGACCCCACCCTGCCGCAATACGACGTGGAGCCGCTGGAAACCGATCCAGTGGTCATCGTGGGGCAGGCGCTGAGCTATCTGCGCTTGCTGGATCGCCAGCGCGTTAATGATGCCATCAAGGCCCTGCTGGCGCCTCTGAGCACGGGAACGAACCTCGACAATGTCGTCGCCCGTCAAGGTGTGGGGAGGCTGGTCGTCATCCCAGCTACGTCTACCAGTGCTGCGGTTATGGAGAGCGATGAATCTCTCCTCAAGCGCTACTTCGACAGCTTCGAACGATTTTCAGCGGGCTCGGCTGCGCGCTACCTCTATGAAGCACGGACGGCTTGGCCGCAGTCTCAGGGCCGCACCCAGGGCCTGTGGGACGCTCGGGTGAATGGCCATGCCGTCCACGGCCGACGCGGCGATACGGACATTGTCATTGCCGGCCCCTTTGGTCGCGAAGCTACACAAGAAGAACTGGCGACAGTTCGCGCAGCTGTTACCGCACCGTGGGTGCAGCCGGAGGCCGTCGCCGTCACTGTTGTGAACGCCAAGCGCCATGAGTATTCGGTCCACCTCACCCTTGAGGTGCCACGTGGGCCGGATCCTGAACTCATTCGCAACGAGGCTGTAGCGCGCGTCGAGCGCGCCGCTGAGGCCCGTGCGATCATCGGGGGCGAGCTACCCCCTGCCTATCTTGCTGGTGCCGCCTACGGGCCCAGCATCATCAGGGTGCACGATGCCGCCCCGGTGGTGTTCGACGCGGACCTCTACACCATCCCGGTAATGACCGGGCTTACCATAAATGTCGAGGTGCGAGCATGA
- a CDS encoding tail protein X: MNTKSITVTGEGITLATIVWQLLKRQPVGYAETVLAHNPGLADLGPILPVGTVVVFPLEAIPSNEAERPLIRLWD, from the coding sequence ATGAACACGAAATCCATCACCGTCACCGGCGAGGGCATCACGCTCGCGACGATCGTCTGGCAGCTCCTGAAAAGGCAGCCGGTCGGCTATGCGGAAACCGTCCTCGCACACAACCCGGGCCTGGCTGATCTCGGCCCGATCCTGCCCGTGGGGACTGTCGTTGTGTTTCCACTCGAGGCCATCCCATCCAATGAGGCAGAGCGCCCGCTAATCCGGCTCTGGGACTGA
- a CDS encoding DUF4214 domain-containing protein — MSAAIQGIYVALFGRPADPAGLAYWAGVTKNGADLSEMLRVLPSLAEYTDQYAGKTPDQVITTVYQNLFGRAPDAEGLAFFKGQLASGAQTLATIAVNIMQGAQGADKADVDAKVGAAELFTASLDTQAEIDAYKGADAAALAKKFLDTVDKDNKPTPESVEKASAAVVAGQDPAPGNAPNPGGGGNNNPDPVDPEPTYDVRYVEGLIGANTEGQLFAGKGNSATGFAVALNDKAGIELGLDVRYRNDPTDIAPGTPDNLARAHDLRFAYSVAQDGGIDLQKYTYKLEIDIDASDAQEWVTFELRADPNADTHTYNVSNSLYDWVQVDQNGVAVADGKSITDDGGTDAVSQNIQALHWYTGEALIKDGGKYDVRLTATNNLGQIEAQNVIQLNPVLPSNYATVRQGEVAGSDGKLFAGKGNLAGGFNVVDLGNGLELGLGARYAYGDIVEPGTGGGLVSYDLTSGDAVRFAYSVAGLQNGDVSTTTTTGEYVIRVRVSDGTSDVLSMDLVDLNTGNYGTKNTSNSEYVWVKTGSNIKDGIQFNEYAFADDGGNATVTQNIQTPFWSSGAVWGEGQYDVYLEVFTNDKYTGEVSLIGQNHVVFNVANVVVPE; from the coding sequence ATGTCAGCTGCAATTCAGGGAATTTATGTCGCGCTTTTCGGTCGTCCGGCCGATCCTGCGGGTCTTGCCTATTGGGCCGGGGTCACCAAAAACGGCGCCGATTTGAGTGAGATGCTTCGCGTTCTGCCAAGCTTGGCCGAATATACTGATCAGTATGCCGGCAAGACGCCAGATCAGGTGATCACGACTGTCTACCAGAACCTGTTCGGTCGCGCCCCTGACGCCGAAGGCCTGGCCTTCTTCAAGGGGCAGCTGGCATCGGGCGCGCAGACCCTGGCAACGATCGCCGTCAACATCATGCAGGGCGCGCAGGGCGCAGATAAAGCGGACGTGGACGCCAAAGTGGGTGCCGCCGAGCTGTTCACCGCCTCGCTGGATACGCAAGCGGAGATCGACGCGTACAAGGGGGCTGATGCGGCTGCGCTGGCCAAGAAGTTCCTCGACACTGTAGACAAGGATAACAAGCCGACGCCGGAGAGCGTAGAGAAGGCATCGGCAGCGGTTGTTGCTGGTCAGGATCCTGCGCCCGGTAACGCGCCTAATCCTGGTGGTGGCGGGAACAACAATCCTGATCCCGTGGATCCAGAGCCGACCTACGACGTCCGTTATGTGGAAGGTTTGATCGGCGCCAACACCGAGGGGCAGCTCTTTGCCGGTAAAGGCAACTCTGCCACAGGCTTTGCCGTAGCCTTGAACGACAAGGCTGGGATCGAGCTCGGGCTCGACGTGCGCTATCGCAATGACCCTACCGACATCGCGCCGGGCACACCGGACAATCTTGCACGGGCCCACGACCTTCGCTTCGCCTACTCCGTAGCGCAGGATGGCGGGATCGATCTGCAGAAATACACCTACAAGCTTGAGATCGACATCGACGCCTCAGATGCGCAAGAGTGGGTGACGTTTGAACTTCGTGCTGACCCGAATGCTGACACGCATACCTACAACGTGTCGAACTCTCTGTATGATTGGGTCCAGGTCGATCAGAACGGCGTCGCTGTTGCTGACGGCAAGTCCATTACAGACGATGGCGGCACCGACGCGGTTTCGCAGAATATTCAGGCACTCCACTGGTACACCGGTGAAGCACTGATCAAGGATGGCGGAAAGTACGACGTTCGACTGACCGCGACGAACAACCTGGGTCAAATCGAAGCTCAGAATGTCATTCAGCTAAATCCGGTGCTGCCTTCGAATTATGCCACTGTTCGCCAAGGAGAAGTGGCGGGTTCTGACGGCAAGCTATTTGCCGGCAAGGGGAACTTGGCGGGCGGCTTCAATGTCGTCGATCTTGGAAACGGCCTCGAACTGGGCTTGGGCGCGCGTTATGCCTACGGTGATATTGTGGAGCCCGGGACTGGTGGTGGTTTAGTTTCTTATGACCTTACAAGTGGCGACGCTGTACGTTTCGCTTATTCTGTAGCTGGTTTGCAGAACGGCGATGTGTCCACAACGACCACCACGGGAGAATACGTCATCCGCGTCCGAGTGTCTGATGGCACTTCCGACGTTTTGTCCATGGATCTGGTCGATTTGAATACCGGAAACTACGGCACTAAGAACACGTCCAACTCTGAATACGTTTGGGTGAAGACCGGGTCGAATATCAAGGACGGCATCCAATTCAATGAGTACGCATTTGCTGATGACGGCGGCAATGCAACGGTAACGCAGAATATCCAGACGCCTTTCTGGAGTTCCGGTGCGGTATGGGGCGAAGGCCAGTACGATGTGTATCTGGAGGTCTTCACGAATGACAAATACACCGGCGAGGTATCTCTGATTGGACAGAACCATGTCGTGTTCAACGTCGCCAACGTCGTAGTCCCCGAATAA
- a CDS encoding late control protein D, whose amino-acid sequence MLTGIVKVIVGGQDVTSRFSPRLETVSVSRAAREASDTIQILLADPDGTTLMPDTGAPIVVEMGHVGRGSGQVFEGFVDSVRSSGGKDKGRKLSIDGTSVDNKSKVKAPGLRSKAEATFGDVAKEWGQKAGLNVTVAGSLSGEFRDFWIMQQESFMGWGQRMARELGASFKVIGGRAFFAPLNEGISASGKQLTGIRAAWGENLIDWDIAPMLGRPQYGKVKGRFYDIEKAKWEEVEQAVKDAGIDIDFRQLIGSATKDNATQSSKSVSKDSEREKGQGSVTITGDYAAEPEASVTVSGTRAGIDGTYLLDSVTHSYSKGEGFRSSLTLRLPSEGAGKDARGSASSSSSAGSTTGTRNGIETVGGGFGGSTV is encoded by the coding sequence ATGCTCACAGGCATCGTCAAGGTTATAGTCGGGGGGCAGGATGTCACCTCCCGCTTCAGCCCGCGGCTAGAGACCGTCTCTGTCTCGCGCGCTGCTCGCGAGGCCAGCGACACCATCCAGATTTTGCTCGCCGACCCAGACGGCACAACGCTTATGCCTGACACCGGGGCACCCATCGTCGTGGAGATGGGCCATGTCGGTCGCGGCTCCGGCCAGGTCTTTGAAGGATTTGTAGATTCGGTGCGATCCAGCGGCGGCAAGGACAAGGGCCGCAAGCTGTCGATCGACGGCACATCGGTCGACAACAAGTCGAAGGTGAAGGCTCCGGGCTTACGCAGCAAGGCAGAGGCGACCTTTGGCGATGTTGCCAAAGAATGGGGTCAGAAGGCTGGCCTCAATGTCACGGTGGCTGGTTCTCTGTCCGGAGAATTCCGCGACTTCTGGATCATGCAGCAAGAGAGCTTCATGGGTTGGGGCCAGCGCATGGCGCGCGAGCTTGGCGCCTCGTTTAAAGTGATCGGCGGCCGAGCCTTCTTCGCCCCGCTCAACGAGGGCATTTCGGCCTCGGGAAAGCAGCTCACGGGTATCCGAGCCGCGTGGGGAGAGAACCTGATCGACTGGGACATCGCGCCCATGCTCGGCCGCCCACAATACGGCAAGGTCAAGGGGCGCTTCTACGATATCGAGAAGGCGAAATGGGAGGAGGTCGAGCAGGCGGTTAAGGACGCCGGAATCGACATCGACTTCCGGCAGTTGATTGGCAGCGCCACGAAGGACAACGCGACCCAATCGAGCAAATCCGTGTCTAAGGATTCGGAGCGCGAGAAGGGGCAGGGCAGTGTAACGATCACCGGCGATTATGCCGCGGAACCTGAGGCCTCTGTCACTGTGTCCGGCACACGCGCCGGGATCGACGGCACCTATCTGCTCGATTCCGTGACGCATAGCTATTCCAAGGGCGAGGGCTTCCGCTCATCCCTGACATTGCGCTTGCCATCAGAGGGCGCAGGCAAAGATGCACGTGGCAGCGCCAGTAGTAGCTCAAGCGCCGGCTCCACGACTGGAACGCGAAACGGCATCGAAACAGTAGGTGGCGGCTTCGGCGGCTCGACCGTCTGA
- a CDS encoding phage tail protein has product MRLGPVEFDLAVNPQEVTRKTQTPYAVHPVVGARPIREFTGEGDGTFSITGVVFPHHFGGGRLGLAALEIARQAHTPVPFMRGNLVPLGWVLIEALEISDSEIGQFGIGTEVGFTATLVLTDRPTVALAPAILSLFA; this is encoded by the coding sequence ATGAGACTTGGTCCTGTGGAGTTTGACCTTGCGGTCAACCCGCAGGAAGTGACGCGGAAGACGCAGACCCCGTACGCGGTTCACCCCGTCGTCGGCGCCCGGCCAATTCGCGAGTTTACCGGCGAGGGCGACGGCACCTTCTCCATCACGGGCGTGGTGTTCCCCCATCACTTCGGTGGAGGACGGCTTGGTTTGGCGGCCCTCGAAATTGCCCGCCAGGCTCACACGCCCGTTCCATTCATGCGGGGCAACCTCGTTCCTCTGGGCTGGGTTCTCATCGAGGCCCTTGAGATCTCTGACAGTGAAATTGGCCAGTTCGGCATCGGCACGGAAGTGGGGTTCACCGCTACGCTCGTTCTCACCGATCGCCCCACTGTTGCGCTGGCGCCAGCAATCTTGAGCCTCTTCGCATGA
- a CDS encoding phage baseplate assembly protein V, whose product MSDDRLVRLLISVLSRAVEAERRIAGVEYRGRVKEVDGAKHAVRVVIGTDPDGEEVLSPWVKVAQTAGKMKFHDLPSVGQQVSLQSASGDIEQARVVPLHWSEGFEALSDDPDVKIMELGSVKVSWSESEISVMVGGSGIQITEGGVFVVGPSHTHNGVNVGDTHVHGGVVPGGADTNVPH is encoded by the coding sequence ATGAGCGACGACAGACTTGTTCGCTTGCTCATATCGGTGCTGAGCCGGGCCGTAGAGGCGGAGCGACGCATTGCTGGGGTCGAGTATCGCGGCCGTGTCAAGGAAGTGGATGGCGCCAAGCATGCCGTCCGCGTTGTTATCGGCACTGACCCGGATGGCGAGGAGGTGCTTTCACCTTGGGTGAAGGTGGCTCAGACGGCCGGGAAGATGAAGTTTCACGACCTGCCGTCGGTGGGTCAGCAGGTCAGCCTGCAATCAGCCAGCGGCGACATCGAACAGGCCCGCGTAGTGCCGCTGCATTGGTCTGAAGGATTCGAGGCCCTGTCCGATGATCCTGATGTCAAGATCATGGAACTGGGCAGCGTGAAGGTCTCGTGGTCTGAAAGCGAGATATCCGTGATGGTCGGTGGCTCTGGAATTCAGATTACCGAAGGCGGCGTCTTTGTCGTCGGCCCGAGCCATACCCACAACGGTGTCAATGTCGGCGATACACACGTCCACGGCGGCGTGGTGCCCGGTGGCGCCGATACCAACGTACCCCACTGA
- a CDS encoding phage major tail tube protein, giving the protein MAAATINHIDAATIFVGDDDPTNSQHLVMKGVKLATLTERLRDFSPGGAPMGLQLGMRKLEALEMTFKLEGLNPSVRPKFMPLQRTVYTVRANVRDIARQVDLPFKAIVEGRMTQIEMGELGTDDGVESDYRISEIFYWQTFLNNQELEYFSALEGYPGVRINGVQVFRTVAANLGLV; this is encoded by the coding sequence ATGGCTGCCGCCACCATCAACCATATCGACGCGGCCACGATCTTCGTGGGCGATGACGACCCGACCAACAGCCAGCACCTCGTCATGAAGGGCGTTAAGCTGGCCACGCTGACTGAACGGCTGCGCGACTTCAGCCCTGGTGGCGCCCCGATGGGGCTCCAACTGGGTATGCGTAAGCTGGAAGCGCTGGAGATGACCTTCAAGCTGGAAGGGCTCAATCCGTCCGTTCGGCCGAAGTTCATGCCCCTCCAGCGCACGGTCTACACCGTTCGCGCCAACGTCCGTGATATCGCCCGCCAGGTCGATCTGCCCTTCAAGGCCATTGTCGAGGGTCGCATGACACAGATCGAGATGGGAGAGCTGGGCACCGACGACGGGGTCGAGAGCGACTACCGCATCTCCGAAATCTTCTACTGGCAGACGTTCCTGAACAATCAGGAGCTCGAATATTTCAGTGCCCTCGAAGGTTATCCCGGCGTGCGCATCAACGGCGTCCAAGTTTTCCGCACAGTCGCTGCCAACCTCGGGCTGGTATGA
- a CDS encoding helix-turn-helix transcriptional regulator, with amino-acid sequence MTIHPQFAQGATETQVLRQQAGRWLRALRERVGMSQKELASAVGFDYYTFISQLESGRGRLPPGQYIAFSTALQIPLHEFVKTLLRYYDPLTYYALFDAEPSGLDESIPRPGEENKAPEQKPVVAASEGAADVVSLEERLAKLEAMLSKLS; translated from the coding sequence ATGACCATTCACCCACAGTTCGCGCAGGGTGCTACAGAAACTCAGGTGTTGCGGCAGCAAGCGGGGCGTTGGCTTCGAGCGCTGCGTGAGCGCGTGGGTATGAGCCAGAAAGAGCTGGCAAGCGCTGTGGGCTTTGACTACTACACTTTCATATCGCAGCTTGAATCAGGACGCGGTCGGTTGCCTCCTGGGCAGTACATTGCATTCTCTACTGCTCTCCAGATCCCGCTCCATGAGTTCGTGAAAACGCTGCTGCGTTATTACGATCCATTGACCTACTATGCGCTGTTTGATGCAGAGCCGTCTGGGCTCGACGAGTCAATTCCCAGACCGGGCGAGGAAAATAAGGCTCCTGAGCAGAAGCCCGTTGTAGCTGCCTCGGAGGGTGCTGCGGACGTTGTCAGTCTGGAAGAGCGTCTGGCCAAACTCGAAGCCATGCTGAGCAAATTGAGCTAG
- a CDS encoding phage tail assembly protein, which produces MTDEALNATAGAATVRFTKDRSKVVMLEFPFEYDGKLIDRVTIRRLSTAEVSQYYRDLAEGGAVPDLPLFDVPQAVIEAMDDDDSYALQEELRAFLPRRLQALVESAPVAASESSDS; this is translated from the coding sequence GTGACAGACGAAGCTCTTAACGCCACGGCCGGCGCTGCAACGGTCAGGTTCACCAAGGATCGCTCCAAGGTCGTCATGCTCGAGTTTCCCTTCGAATATGACGGCAAGCTGATCGACCGCGTCACGATCCGTCGGCTCAGCACCGCCGAAGTCAGCCAGTATTATCGCGATCTGGCTGAAGGGGGCGCCGTTCCCGACCTGCCGTTATTCGACGTTCCCCAGGCTGTCATCGAGGCTATGGATGACGACGATTCCTACGCGCTCCAGGAGGAGCTTAGGGCTTTTTTGCCCCGACGCTTGCAGGCCTTGGTCGAGTCGGCCCCGGTAGCTGCAAGCGAGTCGTCGGACTCGTAG
- a CDS encoding DUF4214 domain-containing protein translates to MATIQGVYVALFGRPADPTGLAFFNVATNNGANLSAIGDLAATAEYQDKYKGQNNVQIVTAIYQQLFNRNPEATGLNFFVDALNKGTLNVNNIAIAILDGAQGTDKTIVDAKVASANLFTAAIDTPVEDASYRGLDAAAAARNWIATIGATAATQAQAEAALKVVVDTNFVGNTVTLTAGASVVSSDAATLAFADKVTTAKNDTIVGGTDWDGAADTIDGGLGIDTLTATLSGPATAVGVDKLKNIEVVKFTSAAAATAIDMTEAKQVTEVWNAGSGVAANVLTVSGLALSTTVGLTGSSAGMTTFTFADTTGTSDVVNVALNAATGAGGLTINGVETFKFSVTGASNIGAVAGDSVKAIEVSGTGNVALDVSGLAKLATYTGGENGDYVTTDVAGLTVNQAINTGAGADLITIGAGAGAGFSLTLTGGAGADKFAFAAQANVAAGTPADLEANFAKSLITIADFNKAEDVIQLTGTRDALDNFELGDIAGQTSLFAAVNKAASYTTGGSTSVFVYGNDTYVFQNDATATFGAGDGLVKITGLTNLADLTATNFVGLV, encoded by the coding sequence ATGGCAACCATCCAAGGCGTCTACGTCGCCCTGTTCGGCCGTCCCGCTGACCCGACCGGTCTGGCTTTCTTCAATGTCGCCACCAACAACGGCGCAAACCTGTCCGCCATCGGCGACCTGGCAGCAACCGCTGAATACCAGGACAAGTACAAGGGTCAAAACAACGTTCAGATCGTTACGGCTATCTATCAGCAGCTGTTCAACCGCAATCCAGAAGCGACCGGCCTGAATTTCTTCGTTGACGCGCTCAACAAGGGCACGCTCAACGTCAACAACATCGCAATCGCGATTCTTGATGGCGCCCAGGGCACTGACAAGACCATCGTTGATGCCAAGGTTGCTTCGGCAAATCTGTTCACCGCTGCCATCGACACGCCGGTCGAGGACGCTTCTTATCGCGGGCTTGACGCTGCCGCTGCTGCTCGCAACTGGATTGCCACCATTGGTGCAACCGCCGCGACTCAGGCACAGGCTGAAGCCGCTTTGAAGGTGGTTGTTGACACGAACTTTGTTGGCAACACGGTTACGCTGACGGCCGGTGCTTCTGTCGTCTCGAGCGACGCGGCAACTCTCGCGTTTGCCGACAAGGTGACCACCGCCAAGAATGACACCATTGTTGGTGGCACTGACTGGGACGGTGCTGCGGACACGATTGATGGCGGCCTGGGAATTGACACCCTGACTGCTACTCTCTCTGGGCCCGCCACCGCCGTGGGTGTTGACAAGCTCAAGAACATCGAAGTCGTCAAGTTCACTTCTGCCGCTGCAGCGACCGCAATTGACATGACCGAAGCCAAGCAGGTCACGGAAGTTTGGAACGCTGGGTCCGGTGTTGCTGCAAACGTTCTGACTGTTTCGGGCCTTGCACTGTCGACGACAGTTGGTTTGACTGGTTCGAGCGCCGGGATGACCACTTTCACGTTCGCTGACACCACGGGCACTTCCGATGTGGTCAACGTTGCGCTGAACGCAGCTACGGGCGCTGGCGGTCTGACGATCAATGGCGTCGAAACTTTCAAGTTCTCGGTAACTGGCGCTTCGAACATTGGTGCTGTCGCCGGCGACAGCGTCAAGGCAATCGAAGTCTCCGGCACGGGTAACGTTGCGCTCGACGTTTCTGGTCTGGCAAAGCTGGCAACCTACACCGGCGGCGAAAACGGTGATTATGTCACTACCGACGTTGCAGGTCTGACCGTCAACCAGGCGATCAATACCGGCGCTGGCGCTGACCTGATCACTATTGGTGCAGGCGCCGGTGCTGGCTTCTCGCTCACCCTCACCGGTGGTGCAGGTGCTGATAAGTTCGCTTTTGCAGCTCAGGCCAACGTGGCTGCTGGCACGCCCGCTGATCTCGAAGCTAATTTTGCTAAGAGCCTCATCACCATTGCGGACTTTAACAAGGCAGAAGACGTTATCCAGCTTACCGGCACTCGTGACGCCCTGGATAACTTCGAGCTGGGCGACATCGCAGGCCAGACTTCTCTGTTCGCCGCTGTCAACAAGGCTGCTTCGTACACGACTGGCGGGTCGACCTCGGTGTTTGTCTACGGCAACGACACCTATGTCTTCCAGAACGACGCTACCGCGACCTTCGGCGCTGGCGACGGCCTCGTGAAGATCACCGGCCTTACCAATCTGGCCGATCTGACTGCAACCAACTTTGTTGGTCTCGTATAA
- a CDS encoding thermonuclease family protein has protein sequence MFRQLLSAATLATLMVSPALAANLTMSICAPKQRNTPTKTCIVDGDTIWLNGQNLRMKDYDTPEPSTAICGGAAEVALAKRATARLRDLLNANPWTVETFGRDRHGRTLATIRIDGMDVGDILILEQLARRWPDGHEWWCQ, from the coding sequence TTGTTCCGTCAATTGCTCTCCGCCGCCACGCTCGCAACCCTCATGGTATCGCCTGCCCTGGCGGCAAATCTCACAATGAGCATTTGCGCCCCTAAGCAGCGCAATACGCCGACTAAGACCTGCATCGTTGATGGCGACACGATCTGGCTCAACGGGCAGAACCTGCGGATGAAAGACTACGATACCCCGGAACCAAGCACAGCGATTTGCGGGGGAGCCGCGGAAGTTGCACTGGCGAAGAGAGCTACCGCCCGTCTTCGCGATCTGCTGAACGCTAACCCATGGACTGTGGAGACGTTTGGTCGGGATCGTCACGGCCGGACGCTCGCAACCATTCGAATAGATGGCATGGACGTGGGTGACATACTGATTTTAGAGCAACTGGCTCGACGTTGGCCCGATGGTCACGAGTGGTGGTGCCAATAG
- a CDS encoding MucR family transcriptional regulator, giving the protein MSISKNELLQALATTAAGYFSGNPTPPVNAAAVMKMLAKGLLEATENRLEVTEVQPAVPVEKSQGVDYMVCLECGRSMRSLKSHLRTSHKLTPADYRFKWGLPNNYPMMAPEASALRSGISKRVQKKIQTDPTVNKGGWPGRR; this is encoded by the coding sequence ATGTCAATTAGCAAGAACGAGTTATTACAAGCACTTGCAACCACTGCGGCGGGCTATTTCTCGGGCAACCCGACACCGCCCGTAAATGCGGCTGCTGTAATGAAAATGCTCGCAAAAGGCCTTCTTGAGGCAACGGAAAATCGCCTTGAGGTCACAGAGGTGCAGCCTGCGGTCCCGGTCGAGAAATCTCAGGGCGTGGACTACATGGTCTGCCTTGAATGCGGGCGCTCCATGCGATCGCTTAAATCCCACTTGCGAACCAGCCACAAACTGACCCCGGCAGACTACCGTTTCAAATGGGGGTTGCCGAACAACTATCCGATGATGGCTCCCGAAGCCTCGGCCCTGCGCTCGGGCATCTCAAAGCGAGTGCAAAAGAAGATCCAGACAGATCCCACTGTGAATAAGGGTGGTTGGCCGGGGCGCCGGTGA
- a CDS encoding phage tail protein I yields the protein MTVELLPSNSDPFEKALMAGAEADLPIPFGAVMDPAQTSAEWLPFLAIHEGVRFWFADWSEDRKRQIIDDWTALASLIGTRAAPARFLAYVDAEIVHKVSHPANRPLDYMALGLDPYDHPAYVARFLVKTNLSAHKAAFCLGLSALDDDALVPIDEQPLDRAMQALTISKAPETQYTVSFGHRVPITLDDGWDLDAGHELDSYRDRNRL from the coding sequence ATGACGGTGGAGTTGCTGCCGTCCAACTCGGACCCGTTCGAGAAGGCCTTGATGGCCGGTGCCGAAGCGGATTTGCCGATCCCGTTTGGCGCGGTGATGGACCCGGCCCAGACATCTGCAGAATGGCTGCCGTTCTTGGCAATCCATGAGGGGGTCCGGTTCTGGTTCGCGGATTGGTCAGAAGATCGTAAGCGTCAGATTATCGACGATTGGACGGCGCTGGCCAGCCTGATCGGCACCCGGGCAGCACCGGCTCGGTTCCTAGCCTATGTCGATGCCGAGATCGTCCATAAGGTCTCCCATCCCGCTAATCGCCCGCTTGATTACATGGCGTTGGGACTCGACCCCTACGACCATCCTGCCTATGTGGCGCGCTTTCTGGTTAAGACGAACCTCTCGGCTCACAAGGCCGCATTCTGCCTTGGCCTCTCTGCGCTGGACGACGACGCCCTTGTCCCGATCGACGAGCAACCGCTGGACCGGGCCATGCAGGCCCTGACCATCTCCAAGGCTCCTGAGACCCAATACACCGTGTCCTTCGGGCACCGCGTCCCCATCACCTTAGATGATGGTTGGGACCTGGATGCCGGGCACGAACTCGACTCCTACCGCGACAGGAACAGGCTATGA